One genomic region from Triplophysa dalaica isolate WHDGS20190420 chromosome 23, ASM1584641v1, whole genome shotgun sequence encodes:
- the ccr9b gene encoding C-C chemokine receptor type 9, whose amino-acid sequence MEQYITYDYNSTNEMISDTTDYETDPSGLCVKELVRQFSKSFEPPLYWIIFVVGALGNLLVVCIFTTVRNRLKTMTDVYLLNLAVADLLFLGTLPFWATNASQGWVFSDVICKGVSAVYKINFFASMLLLTCISVDRYIAIVHVTEAHNYKNKRMFFSKITCVFVWFSSCLLAVPEFLFAKVKTATMQCVLVYSISDDNRTKVQVLSLQICVGFLLPLLVIVICYSVIIRKLMQARNFEKHKALKVIFAVVAAFVLSQLPFNGYLILEAVQANNASITECDISIRLDMAGQIVKCLAYTHCCLNPILYVFVGVRFRRDLLNLLQRFSSCLGLLENNKMQQVPKRPSVMSDTDTTPVFSL is encoded by the coding sequence ATTTCGGACACAACTGACTATGAAACTGATCCAAGCGGATTATGTGTCAAAGAACTGGTGCGACAGTTTAGCAAGTCCTTCGAGCCGCCTCTTTACTGGATCATCTTCGTCGTGGGCGCTCTGGGGAACCTGCTGGTCGTCTGCATCTTCACAACTGTGCGAAACCGCCTCAAGACCATGACCGATGTCTACCTTCTGAACCTGGCAGTGGCAGATCTTCTCTTCCTTGGCACATTGCCCTTCTGGGCTACGAATGCTTCCCAGGGCTGGGTGTTTAGTGATGTCATCTGCAAGGGAGTTTCTGCGGTCTATAAGATCAACTTTTTCGCCAGCATGCTTTTACTCACCTGTATTAGCGTGGACCGCTACATCGCCATAGTTCACGTAACAGAAGctcacaattacaaaaacaaacgcATGTTTTTCAGTAAGATAACCTGCGTTTTTGTGTGGTTTTCCTCTTGCCTCTTAGCCGTACCGGAATTTCTCTTTGCGAAAGTGAAAACCGCAACAATGCAGTGTGTGTTGGTGTACTCGATTTCAGACGATAACCGTACCAAAGTCCAGGTGTTATCGCTACAGATCTGCGTCGGGTTCCTGTTACCCCTGCTGGTCATAGTGATATGCTACTCAGTTATTATTCGTAAACTGATGCAGGCTCGAAACTTTGAAAAGCACAAGGCTCTTAAGGTCATCTTTGCGGTCGTGGCGGCATTTGTTCTGTCCCAGTTGCCATTTAATGGGTATCTGATCCTAGAGGCGGTTCAGGCTAACAACGCCTCAATAACAGAGTGTGACATCTCGATAAGGTTAGATATGGCTGGGCAAATCGTCAAATGTCTGGCATACACACACTGTTGTCTGAATCCCATTTTGTATGTCTTTGTTGGAGTTCGCTTCCGCAGGGATCTCTTGAATCTTCTTCAGCGTTTCTCCTCCTGCCTGGGACTCCTcgaaaacaacaaaatgcagCAAGTTCCCAAGAGGCCCTCTGTTATGTcagacactgacacaacaccagttttttctttataa